The region TTAAATCTTTCTCAATAAGATTTAAACAAAAAGCAATCACCGCAGCATCGTCTAAATAACCGATAATTGGAATAAAATCGGGGATTAGATCTATTGGCGACAGCACGTAAAGAAGAGCGCCACCAATAGCGGCAATTACATTAAATGGAACTTCCCTGTAATTTCCATTGGCATAATCTTTAAGTAAACTAAAAAGTATCATAGCATCATCTAAATAACGCTGTAACTTTCCTTTATTCTCGAATTTAGATTTTATAGCTTCTTCATCTTCCAGTACATTATCTATATCACCTTCCTCAAATTCGTCCTGCCGTTTTTTATGTTCTTTCTTAATTGTCTCTTTATCTATTTTGCTCATAACTCTATTTTTGAATAACAGCAAAATATAAAATTTCGAGTATAAATACCATAAATTAAGACCGAATTATAATTTACTCTAAATCCTCTAAAACTTTTTTCGCATTTTCATTATCTGGGTTTAACTCTAAAGATTTTTGATAAGCTTTTATACTTGCTTTTTCTTCATCTAATTTCAGTAAAATTTCGCCATAACTATCCCAGGTATTTGAAGCTTTGGGATATAACTCTGTATTTAGCTGCAACACTTTTAAAGCCTCTTTAAGCTTGTTCTCTGCAATTAACTGGTAGCCAAAACTATTAATGGTATTTTCAGACACATTGTAATCACTTTGTTTTCCTTTTTTAAACTGTGACTCAATTAAAGAGATCGTCTTATCAATATCCAAATTATCGGTATAAAACAAAGATACCTGCTTCAAACTTTTTAGCCTGGCATTTTCACGTTGCTGGGCAAGGCTTGGTACACGGTAATAGCTTCGCTCTGTATCAGTAACTTTGGTAGTATCCATTTTATATTTCTTTGGTTTACCATTTTCCACCACGTGTTGGGTGCCGTAAATTTGCGGTTCTCCCCGTCGCATCAAATCACGATCTACTGCAGCAGCATACCACCAGCGGTTTAAGGTAGAATCTAATGCTATGGCCTTTTTAAAACTTTCTACCGCCCTACCAGAAGCCATGGTATCCCTGCCGTGCTGAAAAATAATGCCCGCATTAAAATAATCTTTTGCCGTACTTAAATTTCCATTCTCAAACCATTGGGTTGCTTTGGCCAGCCTAATACTATCGTTGGCATTAATTATTTTCCAGTCAGTCCCAGACAAACGCTCCTCCTGGTCGGCATTGGCCATTTCCTGTAATTCTTCGTTATGCTGTGCATTTAAAGAATTAAAGACAAAGAATGTACAAAACATGATACTGTAGAAATATCTCATAATTTATAATTTGAAAAGATTACTTTATAATAAATACGATATAAAAATTTAGATGTTACATTTTGAAAATCAAAAAAACCTCACAGATTTTTAAATGCTATGAGGTTTTGAGATTTTAGGAATTAA is a window of Salegentibacter salegens DNA encoding:
- a CDS encoding tetratricopeptide repeat protein — encoded protein: MRYFYSIMFCTFFVFNSLNAQHNEELQEMANADQEERLSGTDWKIINANDSIRLAKATQWFENGNLSTAKDYFNAGIIFQHGRDTMASGRAVESFKKAIALDSTLNRWWYAAAVDRDLMRRGEPQIYGTQHVVENGKPKKYKMDTTKVTDTERSYYRVPSLAQQRENARLKSLKQVSLFYTDNLDIDKTISLIESQFKKGKQSDYNVSENTINSFGYQLIAENKLKEALKVLQLNTELYPKASNTWDSYGEILLKLDEEKASIKAYQKSLELNPDNENAKKVLEDLE
- a CDS encoding YkvA family protein; protein product: MSKIDKETIKKEHKKRQDEFEEGDIDNVLEDEEAIKSKFENKGKLQRYLDDAMILFSLLKDYANGNYREVPFNVIAAIGGALLYVLSPIDLIPDFIPIIGYLDDAAVIAFCLNLIEKDLITYKVWKRDGA